One stretch of Nocardia mangyaensis DNA includes these proteins:
- a CDS encoding IS30 family transposase, with translation MLASSTFPGHWQGDLIVGAGGQSAIAMLVERSSRYLVLGHLGAERTAEVVRYSLIAAVTELPATLHRTVTRDQDAEIAEHCSFPMTTDMRVYFADPDAPRKRGRR, from the coding sequence GTGCTCGCATCGTCGACATTCCCCGGTCATTGGCAAGGTGATCTCATCGTCGGCGCCGGCGGCCAATCGGCGATCGCGATGCTCGTGGAGCGCTCCAGCCGCTATCTCGTCCTCGGACACCTCGGCGCCGAACGGACCGCCGAAGTCGTCCGCTACAGCCTCATCGCCGCCGTCACCGAACTACCCGCGACCCTCCACCGCACCGTGACTCGGGATCAGGATGCCGAGATAGCCGAGCACTGCTCCTTTCCCATGACCACCGACATGCGCGTCTACTTCGCCGATCCCGACGCACCGCGGAAGCGCGGAAGGCGCTAA
- a CDS encoding IS3 family transposase: MLAETIRAIHVGSSGCYGVHRMHAELTIGMAIEVGSGKVRSIMKHLGVQQSSQRPDYEASIKAAKRSAGVSQSRNFVEGR, encoded by the coding sequence ATGCTCGCCGAAACGATCCGGGCTATCCATGTGGGCTCGAGCGGCTGCTACGGCGTGCACCGCATGCACGCCGAGCTCACCATCGGCATGGCTATCGAGGTCGGCTCTGGAAAGGTGCGCTCGATCATGAAACATCTTGGAGTCCAGCAGTCGTCGCAACGGCCGGACTACGAAGCGTCCATCAAGGCAGCCAAACGCTCGGCTGGTGTGTCGCAGTCGAGAAATTTTGTGGAGGGCCGGTGA
- a CDS encoding alpha/beta fold hydrolase → MIEMQVLARDGITLAADYYPHGSNQQVVILLHGGGQSRHAWTTSALRLRDRGYTVVAYDARGHGDSDWAPDGRYDVEHLVDDLLIMRERFCTEDAPAVVGASLGGMTVLAAHLLAPPELWGAVVLVDVTPRMEFDGARRIVSFMSAHPDGFANLENAADVIAAYNPHRERPVRLEGLYKVLRQRADGRWVWRWDPAFITSRFQALQQDASAGAEQFDTLVELLVAGAGRVVAPTLLVRGALSDLVSQETVAEFLEIVPHAETTDVSGTGHMVAGDDNDAFTQVVTDFLGRTL, encoded by the coding sequence ATGATCGAGATGCAGGTACTGGCTCGTGACGGAATCACGCTGGCGGCCGACTACTATCCCCATGGTTCCAACCAGCAGGTTGTGATCCTGCTGCATGGAGGTGGGCAGAGTCGTCACGCCTGGACCACCTCAGCGCTCCGCCTGCGCGATCGCGGCTACACAGTAGTTGCATACGATGCACGTGGGCACGGCGACAGTGACTGGGCCCCCGACGGACGATACGACGTCGAGCACCTTGTCGATGACCTGCTCATAATGCGAGAACGATTCTGCACCGAGGACGCGCCCGCGGTCGTCGGAGCATCATTGGGCGGGATGACCGTTCTTGCCGCGCACCTGCTTGCGCCCCCCGAGCTGTGGGGAGCGGTGGTGCTGGTCGACGTGACCCCACGGATGGAGTTCGATGGCGCTCGACGCATCGTCTCGTTTATGTCTGCGCATCCTGACGGATTCGCGAACCTCGAAAACGCTGCCGACGTCATCGCGGCATACAACCCGCACCGCGAACGACCGGTGCGGCTTGAAGGCCTTTACAAGGTACTGCGGCAACGAGCCGACGGTCGATGGGTGTGGCGATGGGATCCCGCCTTCATCACGAGTCGTTTTCAGGCGTTGCAACAGGACGCGTCCGCCGGTGCCGAGCAATTCGACACACTTGTAGAATTGCTCGTCGCGGGTGCGGGTAGAGTCGTCGCGCCAACCCTACTCGTGCGCGGTGCCCTGTCCGATCTGGTATCGCAGGAGACCGTTGCAGAATTCCTGGAAATTGTGCCGCACGCGGAGACGACCGATGTCTCCGGAACTGGCCATATGGTGGCAGGAGATGACAATGACGCATTCACGCAGGTTGTCACCGACTTCCTCGGACGCACCCTATAG
- a CDS encoding PaaI family thioesterase codes for MEFPQFDPRVAGQVLGAATDVGGISAYLGFRHAELSAGRLIAEMEVRDELLTPFRTLHGGCLSAMVDHCLGVVFYPVIPTGCWVATTEFKINLLRPVTAGVCIATADVIALTRRSGVARIDITNDGRPVCAAQGTVTIVSDGGGSS; via the coding sequence ATGGAATTCCCGCAGTTCGACCCCCGAGTTGCTGGGCAGGTGCTCGGCGCAGCAACGGATGTGGGCGGCATCTCGGCATATCTCGGATTTCGTCATGCCGAACTGAGCGCCGGTCGGTTGATCGCCGAGATGGAGGTGCGAGACGAGCTCCTTACCCCCTTCCGTACATTGCACGGTGGCTGCCTGTCAGCCATGGTCGACCATTGCCTGGGTGTTGTCTTTTATCCGGTGATCCCGACCGGCTGCTGGGTCGCGACAACCGAGTTCAAGATCAATCTTCTACGGCCGGTCACGGCTGGCGTATGCATCGCCACGGCAGATGTCATTGCCCTGACCAGGCGATCGGGCGTCGCACGCATCGACATCACCAACGACGGCAGGCCAGTGTGCGCCGCTCAGGGAACGGTTACGATCGTCAGCGACGGGGGCGGCAGCTCGTGA
- a CDS encoding TetR/AcrR family transcriptional regulator, whose translation MTTKSARRGARFSARGSTRDALLDAAEFCFEEVGFSATTMEDIARQAGVSRATVYRHFANRESVVSGVVLRTAGRYLDGIGGPLAGQPDLASAVLVFVETTVHAASREKSISALFVSDDRLAGIGLTESTSVALFELVTEFLRPVFTRHRDDLQPGISVDDAAEWILRTILSLLTVRGPRRRSPAGLRAYLCRCLLPAIVVPASTELDRHRGHDDVQIGNAGDTNLQ comes from the coding sequence GTGACGACGAAATCTGCACGTCGCGGCGCGCGATTCTCGGCCCGGGGTAGCACCCGGGATGCCCTACTTGATGCCGCAGAGTTCTGCTTCGAGGAGGTCGGATTCTCGGCGACGACGATGGAGGACATCGCTCGGCAGGCCGGCGTCTCTCGGGCCACCGTGTACCGGCACTTCGCGAACCGTGAATCGGTGGTCTCGGGCGTCGTCCTGCGGACGGCTGGCCGCTACCTCGACGGGATTGGCGGGCCACTCGCCGGACAGCCTGATCTCGCATCTGCCGTGCTGGTCTTCGTAGAGACCACTGTTCACGCCGCCAGCCGAGAGAAGTCGATTTCCGCTCTGTTCGTCAGCGATGATCGCCTCGCTGGAATCGGTCTGACAGAGTCCACATCGGTCGCCCTCTTCGAACTCGTCACCGAGTTCCTGCGACCGGTATTCACCCGTCACCGCGATGACCTGCAGCCGGGGATCTCAGTGGACGACGCCGCGGAGTGGATCCTGCGGACGATCCTCAGCCTGCTCACCGTGCGCGGTCCGAGACGACGCAGCCCTGCTGGCCTCCGCGCGTACCTTTGCCGCTGCCTCCTGCCTGCCATCGTCGTACCAGCGTCTACCGAATTGGATCGGCACCGCGGTCACGACGACGTGCAGATCGGCAATGCAGGTGACACAAATCTGCAGTAG
- a CDS encoding TetR/AcrR family transcriptional regulator, whose protein sequence is MNYTRLLLKAIAVIRTPSPSGTSERILDAGLRQFEVVGISRTRIEDIARRARLARVTLYRHFPSKGRIVEAVILRELARFLVELEAEVSNHQDLEEKIVEGFVFTLKAVRGHALLNRLLETEPESLLPFLTIEAGGLVATASNFLADQLAQEVDAARTDVELHVVSELTVRVILSFVLTPSTRISLDTPEGARRFARRHLLPQLRDDSVGGSAT, encoded by the coding sequence ATGAACTACACCAGGTTGCTTCTGAAGGCCATCGCGGTGATCCGGACGCCGTCGCCGTCTGGGACCTCGGAACGTATCCTCGACGCCGGGCTAAGGCAATTCGAGGTTGTCGGGATCAGCCGCACACGGATCGAAGACATCGCTCGTCGCGCACGGCTGGCACGTGTGACGCTGTACCGACACTTCCCGAGCAAGGGGCGCATTGTCGAGGCGGTGATTCTGCGAGAACTCGCCAGGTTCCTCGTTGAGTTGGAAGCAGAGGTGTCAAATCATCAGGATCTCGAGGAGAAGATCGTCGAAGGATTCGTTTTCACGCTGAAGGCAGTACGGGGGCACGCCCTGCTCAACAGGCTGTTGGAGACCGAGCCCGAGTCACTACTGCCGTTTCTCACGATTGAGGCAGGGGGTCTTGTCGCGACCGCGTCGAACTTTCTGGCCGACCAACTCGCGCAAGAAGTTGATGCTGCCCGCACGGATGTCGAACTTCACGTGGTTTCCGAGCTGACTGTCCGCGTGATCCTGTCGTTCGTGCTGACCCCATCGACCCGCATATCCCTCGATACCCCTGAGGGTGCGCGCCGATTCGCGCGCCGCCACCTCCTGCCTCAGCTGCGTGACGACTCAGTCGGCGGTAGCGCGACATAA
- a CDS encoding reductase, which translates to MSIDLPHTLEIIKQRQWALGDFDWAEPGADTITAEQLPQVKQFMSDLVWIEQVGSRAFVALGRQTKDNTLAEIYRYFQAEEQKHANAELALMRRWGMLDDDEIPEPNINIRLAIEWLDSYADDLPLSVLGSAIPMLEVALDGALLKFLLEEIQDPLCHKVFQRINADESRHLAVDFHVLDMIGAGPIHRLLIEAAGAALRPSLLIGILTGLPLLTRMHDSIIAMGLDEQKLFDAIRKFGIIGDRSVATRRNPIYQLVKYYGEMVMDQSHPYHRLLGNALLTITEHYPKQWLGSTPSWINELTYQPVAAA; encoded by the coding sequence ATGTCAATCGATTTGCCGCACACCTTGGAAATCATAAAACAACGCCAATGGGCACTCGGCGACTTCGACTGGGCGGAGCCCGGCGCGGATACGATAACGGCCGAGCAGCTCCCGCAGGTCAAGCAATTCATGTCCGATCTGGTCTGGATCGAGCAGGTCGGCTCGCGTGCCTTCGTCGCGCTCGGCCGTCAAACCAAGGACAATACGCTAGCTGAGATCTACCGCTACTTCCAGGCCGAGGAACAAAAGCACGCAAACGCCGAGCTGGCCCTCATGCGCCGTTGGGGAATGCTCGATGACGACGAGATCCCAGAACCGAATATCAACATCCGACTAGCCATCGAATGGCTGGACAGCTACGCAGACGATCTGCCGCTGTCCGTACTAGGCTCAGCGATTCCGATGCTCGAGGTGGCACTCGACGGAGCACTGTTGAAGTTCCTACTTGAGGAGATCCAGGATCCCCTGTGCCACAAGGTCTTTCAGCGAATCAATGCCGATGAGTCCCGTCACCTAGCTGTGGATTTCCATGTGCTGGACATGATTGGAGCGGGGCCGATACACCGACTGCTGATCGAAGCCGCCGGCGCCGCGCTGCGCCCATCCCTACTCATCGGCATCCTCACCGGGTTGCCCCTGCTGACCCGTATGCACGACAGCATCATCGCGATGGGACTCGACGAACAGAAGCTCTTCGACGCGATTCGGAAGTTCGGCATTATCGGAGACCGGAGCGTCGCCACCCGCCGCAATCCGATCTACCAACTCGTCAAGTACTACGGTGAAATGGTCATGGACCAGTCACACCCCTATCATCGACTACTCGGCAATGCCCTGTTGACGATCACTGAGCACTATCCTAAACAATGGCTCGGTTCGACTCCTTCCTGGATCAACGAGCTCACTTACCAACCGGTGGCCGCAGCATGA
- a CDS encoding flavin-containing monooxygenase, translating into MIDEGRPTDDDPGQTIPGPTRVVIIGAGFSGIGTAIRLRCAGIEDVVVLERAPEPGGEWRESVHPDASCGRPSALRSFWFTRDPAWSHRYTPGVDVLAYMRDVITRHGLDGRIRYGYNVNGLDFDEARGTWHVRVSTSSGEEESITARSVVVATVPFSNASRREIVGADDFRGHKIDGTRWDAGIDVTGLTVAVVGTGTNAVQMIPELVDRARHVTVFQSAPRWVLPHPQYATAGWRRSLFEKLPLAEDLARSAHFWAYESIGYGLVRTTGLTTALEQVSKIQLRLQVKDRWARRQLTPDNRACRPRLLISNDFLPALDRDNCRLLTFPIIRLTEHGILTVDGVERRFDTIVFDAPGEAGVPFPVRGCGARLLQEEWVEGVYAYKSIHVSGYPNLHFTFGPNSGPYFHTALAYLEAQIDYIVESVRTLERWGLRYIDVRKSAQDRFNAVVQRHLARTTWNSGCVTWPVGEDGFNPAAFPGLARQFRSQMTQFALSDYHAVP; encoded by the coding sequence ATGATCGACGAGGGGCGGCCGACAGACGATGACCCCGGGCAAACAATTCCCGGTCCCACACGAGTCGTGATCATAGGTGCCGGGTTCTCGGGAATCGGCACCGCGATCCGATTACGGTGCGCGGGGATCGAGGACGTCGTGGTTCTCGAACGCGCACCTGAGCCCGGCGGTGAGTGGCGCGAGAGCGTTCATCCGGACGCATCCTGCGGTCGTCCGTCAGCACTGCGGTCGTTCTGGTTCACGCGGGATCCCGCCTGGAGCCATAGGTATACGCCGGGCGTAGACGTCCTCGCCTACATGCGCGACGTGATCACCCGGCATGGTCTCGATGGACGGATTCGCTACGGGTACAACGTAAACGGACTCGACTTCGACGAGGCCCGAGGGACCTGGCATGTGCGTGTCTCGACCAGCAGTGGCGAGGAGGAGAGCATCACTGCCCGCTCGGTCGTGGTGGCGACTGTGCCGTTCTCGAACGCAAGCAGGCGCGAGATCGTGGGCGCCGACGACTTTCGTGGCCACAAGATAGACGGCACCCGATGGGACGCCGGTATCGATGTCACCGGACTGACGGTGGCAGTCGTCGGTACCGGCACCAATGCAGTCCAGATGATCCCGGAGTTGGTGGACCGAGCCCGCCACGTCACCGTATTTCAGAGTGCACCGCGATGGGTTCTTCCCCACCCGCAGTACGCGACGGCAGGGTGGAGACGTTCGCTATTCGAGAAACTACCGCTGGCCGAGGATCTAGCCCGGAGTGCCCACTTCTGGGCGTACGAGTCTATCGGATACGGTTTGGTCCGAACTACAGGTCTCACCACCGCGCTGGAACAGGTATCTAAAATCCAGTTGAGGCTTCAGGTCAAAGATAGATGGGCGCGACGGCAGCTCACACCGGACAACCGGGCGTGCCGTCCGCGATTGCTCATCTCAAATGACTTCTTACCGGCTCTAGATCGGGACAACTGCAGACTCCTCACCTTCCCGATCATTCGGCTTACGGAGCACGGAATCCTCACGGTTGATGGCGTCGAGCGCCGCTTCGATACGATCGTTTTCGATGCACCCGGCGAGGCTGGAGTACCATTCCCGGTTCGTGGTTGTGGCGCACGTCTCCTCCAGGAAGAATGGGTCGAAGGAGTTTACGCGTACAAGAGCATACATGTTTCTGGGTATCCCAACCTACATTTCACTTTCGGACCGAACTCCGGTCCGTATTTCCACACAGCCCTAGCCTATCTGGAGGCGCAGATAGATTACATCGTAGAGTCGGTGCGGACGCTGGAGCGATGGGGGCTCCGATATATTGATGTACGAAAGTCAGCGCAGGACCGATTCAACGCGGTTGTTCAACGGCACTTGGCTCGCACGACTTGGAACTCTGGATGCGTTACTTGGCCTGTCGGGGAAGATGGTTTTAATCCCGCGGCTTTCCCGGGCCTGGCTCGACAATTCCGTAGCCAAATGACTCAGTTCGCCCTATCCGACTACCACGCTGTGCCCTAG
- a CDS encoding protoglobin domain-containing protein, whose translation MGTHGPEIPETPSFGGLVTADDMVAARKRLMEFTDEDEALLRQFSGVATPGMAEIVDELRAYLHEHRDTAALLSGRDTEEQVEHLRSDHLSGLTAGTVDADYLIERMRMGARHERLGVNPTWLLGAYNRFLCSAASRICESSSSSDPERALATLLALQRLVFLDIGLAADIYLAKREHPNREQQRAVSELPTPVLQLIPGLLVVPIVGELDDRRALNLTNQLMVHIRNSRAQAAVVDITGLPSIDLDVAAHLITAVKACALLGAEVIFTGLSAEVARTLVDISPQKTTLITFVDLQSGVEHATQTLGYEMVMTRPLRNT comes from the coding sequence TCGCTGCTCGGAAACGATTAATGGAATTCACCGATGAAGACGAGGCATTGCTGCGGCAGTTTAGCGGAGTCGCGACACCCGGTATGGCTGAGATCGTCGACGAACTCCGCGCCTACCTACACGAACACCGGGACACTGCCGCACTTCTTTCTGGGCGCGACACTGAGGAACAGGTCGAACATCTTCGAAGCGATCACCTTTCCGGTTTGACGGCGGGAACCGTCGATGCTGACTATCTCATCGAGCGTATGCGTATGGGCGCGCGTCACGAGCGACTCGGCGTGAATCCGACATGGCTTCTCGGCGCGTACAATCGGTTTCTTTGCTCTGCTGCGAGCCGGATCTGTGAATCCAGCTCATCTTCCGATCCCGAGCGTGCGTTGGCGACGTTGCTGGCGCTACAAAGGCTGGTGTTCCTCGATATCGGCCTCGCCGCCGACATCTACCTCGCCAAACGCGAGCACCCGAATCGCGAGCAGCAGAGGGCGGTGAGCGAACTCCCGACTCCGGTACTGCAGTTGATCCCAGGGCTTCTGGTAGTCCCGATCGTAGGAGAATTGGACGATCGCCGGGCTCTTAATTTGACCAATCAGCTGATGGTGCATATCCGCAATTCGAGGGCGCAGGCCGCCGTCGTCGATATCACCGGACTGCCGTCGATCGATCTCGACGTTGCTGCCCATCTGATCACAGCAGTAAAAGCATGTGCGCTTTTGGGTGCGGAGGTTATTTTCACTGGGCTTTCCGCCGAAGTCGCCCGGACGCTTGTCGACATCAGTCCACAGAAAACTACGCTCATTACATTTGTCGACTTGCAGAGTGGGGTCGAGCATGCCACACAGACGCTTGGGTACGAGATGGTGATGACGAGGCCATTACGCAATACCTGA